The proteins below come from a single Afipia felis ATCC 53690 genomic window:
- a CDS encoding flavin-containing monooxygenase → MPVEKVDTIVVGGGQAGIAMSEHLSKAGVPHIVFERNRIAERWRSERWDSLVANGPAWHDRFPGMEFADIDPDAFAPKEKVAQYFEDYAKKIAAPIRCGVEVKSVERLNGSPGFRIETSHGLFEANNVVAATGPFQNPAIPKIVPENLNILQIHSTAYKNPDQLPQGAVLVVGAGSSGVQIAEELMLAGRQVYLSVGPHERPPRAYRGIDFCWWLGVLGKWEAATRGPGTEHITIAVSGARGGHTVDFRRLAAQGMMLVGLTESCADGTMFFKDDLTENLASGDANYLGLLDEADAYVTRNGLDLPADPDARQILPDPECVVHPIREINLARAGVTSIIWATGFTSDYSWLKVDTFDNQGHPRHQRGVSSEPGVYFLGLSWQSRRGSAFIWGVWHDAKLLADRITTHRKYLEYRMPARAAE, encoded by the coding sequence ATGCCAGTTGAGAAAGTCGACACAATCGTTGTCGGTGGTGGCCAGGCCGGAATCGCGATGAGCGAACATCTGAGCAAAGCTGGCGTCCCGCACATTGTGTTCGAGCGCAACCGCATCGCGGAGCGCTGGCGGTCCGAGCGATGGGATTCGTTGGTAGCAAACGGTCCGGCGTGGCACGACCGATTTCCGGGCATGGAGTTCGCTGATATCGACCCGGATGCCTTCGCGCCGAAAGAGAAGGTCGCGCAATATTTCGAGGATTACGCCAAGAAGATCGCTGCACCCATTCGCTGCGGTGTCGAGGTGAAGAGTGTCGAGCGACTGAACGGCTCTCCTGGCTTCCGGATCGAAACCTCGCACGGCCTATTCGAAGCAAATAACGTCGTGGCAGCAACCGGCCCTTTTCAGAATCCGGCGATTCCGAAGATCGTGCCGGAGAATCTGAATATCCTGCAAATCCATTCCACCGCTTATAAAAATCCCGATCAATTGCCGCAGGGCGCCGTTCTGGTCGTCGGAGCCGGCTCGTCCGGCGTCCAGATCGCCGAAGAACTGATGCTGGCGGGAAGACAGGTCTATCTCTCTGTCGGTCCGCACGAGCGACCGCCTCGCGCTTATCGCGGCATCGACTTCTGCTGGTGGCTCGGCGTACTCGGCAAATGGGAAGCTGCAACGCGAGGCCCCGGCACGGAGCATATCACCATCGCAGTCAGCGGTGCGCGTGGCGGACACACCGTCGATTTTCGCCGCCTTGCGGCTCAAGGTATGATGCTCGTTGGACTGACCGAATCCTGCGCCGACGGCACAATGTTTTTTAAAGATGACCTCACCGAGAATCTCGCTAGCGGTGACGCCAATTATCTCGGGCTGCTTGATGAAGCGGATGCCTATGTCACCCGCAACGGGCTTGACCTTCCCGCCGATCCGGATGCCCGACAAATCCTGCCGGATCCCGAATGCGTGGTCCATCCAATCCGCGAAATCAATCTCGCTAGAGCCGGTGTGACCTCGATCATCTGGGCGACAGGCTTTACGTCCGATTATAGCTGGTTGAAGGTCGATACATTCGACAATCAGGGTCACCCCAGGCATCAACGAGGCGTATCGTCCGAGCCGGGGGTCTACTTTCTCGGGTTGTCGTGGCAATCCCGCAGAGGCTCCGCCTTCATCTGGGGCGTTTGGCACGACGCCAAGCTGCTCGCGGACCGTATCACCACACATCGCAAGTATCTCGAGTACCGGATGCCCGCACGTGCGGCCGAATAA
- a CDS encoding RidA family protein: MAHTRIRKFNTKQTYPEQNLDNDLCHAVVTQGGRTVYLRGQCPQDLDTAKNIESHDPAEQTHKVMQNIRQLLEECGGRMEHLVKVVVYITDVRHREAVYRTMGEYIKGVHPVSTGIVVQALARPEWLVEIDGTAVIPDND; this comes from the coding sequence ATGGCGCACACCCGAATTCGGAAGTTCAATACAAAGCAGACATATCCCGAGCAGAATCTGGATAACGACCTGTGCCATGCCGTTGTCACTCAGGGCGGGCGAACGGTTTACCTGCGGGGCCAATGCCCTCAGGATCTCGACACCGCGAAAAACATCGAGAGCCATGATCCAGCCGAGCAGACTCACAAGGTGATGCAGAACATCCGGCAATTGCTCGAAGAGTGCGGCGGGCGGATGGAGCACCTCGTCAAGGTCGTGGTTTACATCACTGACGTCCGCCATCGTGAGGCCGTCTACCGAACGATGGGCGAGTATATCAAAGGCGTCCACCCTGTTTCGACCGGCATCGTCGTACAGGCTTTGGCGCGCCCGGAGTGGCTGGTCGAAATCGATGGGACCGCCGTCATACCGGATAACGACTGA
- a CDS encoding DUF1028 domain-containing protein, giving the protein MTFSIVARCSRTGMFGVAISSSSPAVAARCSYAQAGVGAVASQNVTDPALGPRTLDYLAQGLSAGEAISTVMSTAHYGEYRQVLAVDRNGASAIHSGAKALGIWAGAHATDVACGGNLLASDCIPQIMVESFLASQGDLGDRLVTAMRAAVKAGGEAGPVRSSGLKLVREVSWPVADLRCDWTDSCPIEQLAQIWGIYKPQMESYVTRALNPADAPSYGVPGDQ; this is encoded by the coding sequence ATGACTTTCTCGATTGTAGCGCGGTGCAGCCGGACTGGAATGTTTGGGGTAGCGATATCGTCCTCCTCCCCCGCAGTCGCCGCACGCTGCTCTTACGCACAGGCAGGCGTTGGAGCGGTCGCAAGTCAGAACGTGACAGACCCTGCACTCGGACCCCGCACGCTGGACTATCTCGCACAGGGCTTGTCAGCCGGCGAGGCGATTTCCACCGTCATGAGCACCGCTCACTATGGCGAATATCGCCAGGTCCTTGCCGTCGACAGAAATGGCGCCAGCGCCATTCATTCCGGCGCAAAGGCTCTCGGCATATGGGCGGGCGCGCACGCAACGGACGTCGCATGCGGGGGTAACCTGCTGGCCAGCGACTGCATCCCGCAGATCATGGTCGAAAGCTTCCTTGCATCTCAGGGCGATCTTGGTGATCGGCTGGTTACAGCCATGCGTGCTGCGGTCAAAGCCGGGGGTGAGGCAGGCCCTGTCCGATCGTCTGGGCTGAAGCTCGTTCGCGAGGTATCCTGGCCCGTGGCCGATCTGCGCTGCGACTGGACCGATAGCTGCCCGATCGAGCAGCTGGCGCAGATCTGGGGCATCTATAAACCCCAGATGGAAAGCTACGTGACACGCGCTCTCAATCCGGCCGACGCGCCCAGTTACGGCGTGCCAGGAGACCAGTAG
- a CDS encoding LysR substrate-binding domain-containing protein has product MALRFTLRQLEYFVAVGEAGSIAKAAELVNVSAPSISASIAQLEAEFGIQLFVRKHSHGLSLTAGGQVFLREAARMLGEADALHEVADDLAENVRGPFAIGCLLTFAQIVLPSLRRKFEEQYPEVRIRQYERHQGQLLEMLQRGEIDAALTYDLEVSQDMAFEPLIQLPAFVMLPASHPMVSRASLSVEDLVDEPMVLLDLPYSREYFLSAFVKKGLKPNIAERTGDIAMMRSMVANGFGYGIANMRPLNATSPDGKPLVFVPLDSSLRSVTMGVVVPNAERRTRAVQAFIDHCRRFVLEQGVFGTEYSRR; this is encoded by the coding sequence ATGGCCCTCCGGTTCACATTGAGACAGTTGGAATATTTTGTCGCTGTCGGCGAGGCTGGCTCAATTGCCAAGGCGGCAGAGCTCGTGAACGTCTCGGCACCGTCCATCTCCGCCTCGATCGCACAGCTCGAAGCCGAGTTTGGTATTCAGCTGTTCGTTCGAAAACATTCGCACGGCCTGTCGCTCACGGCGGGAGGACAAGTCTTTCTGCGCGAAGCGGCCCGCATGCTGGGAGAAGCCGACGCGCTTCATGAAGTTGCGGACGATCTTGCCGAAAATGTGCGCGGCCCTTTCGCCATCGGCTGCCTGCTCACCTTCGCGCAGATCGTGCTGCCATCGTTGCGGAGGAAGTTCGAAGAACAATACCCGGAGGTCCGCATCCGCCAGTACGAACGGCATCAGGGGCAACTGCTCGAAATGCTGCAGCGTGGCGAGATCGATGCCGCCCTGACCTACGACCTCGAAGTATCACAGGATATGGCTTTCGAACCTTTGATCCAGTTGCCGGCCTTTGTGATGCTGCCCGCGTCCCATCCGATGGTGTCGCGGGCCAGCCTTTCCGTTGAGGATCTGGTCGACGAGCCGATGGTGCTGCTCGATCTGCCCTATAGCCGCGAATATTTCCTTTCGGCTTTCGTCAAGAAGGGGCTGAAGCCGAACATCGCGGAACGCACCGGCGATATCGCGATGATGCGCTCCATGGTAGCGAATGGATTTGGTTACGGCATCGCCAACATGCGACCGTTGAATGCCACGTCACCCGACGGCAAGCCGCTCGTTTTTGTTCCGCTCGATTCGAGCCTCCGTTCCGTCACGATGGGCGTCGTGGTGCCAAATGCCGAGCGCAGGACCCGCGCCGTTCAGGCCTTTATCGACCACTGCCGGCGCTTTGTTCTCGAGCAGGGCGTGTTCGGCACAGAATACAGCCGAAGATAG
- the argE gene encoding acetylornithine deacetylase — protein MKSIELLEKLIAFPTVSSDSNLALIQFVAEILQSQGIESAIIPSPDGRKANLFATMGSANAPGVMLSGHTDVVPVEGQAWTVPAFSMTQRDGLLFGRGTADMKGFVACAITACLKASALDLKTPLHLALSYDEEVGCIGVHSLVEMLRKAPHPPLLCLVGEPTDMQVATGHKGKIAARATCRGREGHSALAPLALNAIHLGCDFIGALRQEQDYLATEGANDPSYDIPYSTVHVGKMNAGVALNIVPNLCEIDFEIRYVAGDDPAQIMRRIQQSAERIVSRAATIAPEAAIVIEVTNSYPGLDTPVDAQAVAFVKSLIGANNTIKVAFGTEGGLFSRDVGTPTVVCGPGSMSQGHKPDEFISVEQMRRCDDMLDNLLHRLVAGL, from the coding sequence ATGAAAAGCATTGAGTTGCTTGAAAAGCTGATTGCGTTTCCCACGGTCAGTTCTGATTCGAATCTTGCTCTCATCCAGTTTGTCGCGGAGATTCTGCAGTCCCAAGGGATCGAATCTGCAATCATTCCAAGTCCGGATGGTCGTAAGGCGAATCTTTTTGCAACAATGGGATCAGCTAACGCGCCCGGCGTGATGCTGTCAGGGCACACCGATGTCGTTCCGGTGGAAGGGCAGGCTTGGACAGTACCTGCTTTTTCGATGACCCAGAGGGATGGCCTTCTGTTCGGGCGCGGGACCGCCGACATGAAAGGATTTGTTGCATGCGCGATTACGGCGTGCCTCAAGGCTAGTGCCCTTGATCTGAAAACGCCGTTGCACCTTGCGCTGTCCTACGACGAGGAAGTCGGATGTATCGGTGTGCATAGTCTGGTGGAAATGTTACGCAAGGCGCCGCACCCTCCGCTTCTGTGCCTTGTCGGCGAGCCGACAGACATGCAGGTGGCGACGGGGCACAAAGGCAAGATCGCGGCGCGAGCCACGTGCCGAGGCCGCGAGGGGCATTCGGCGCTTGCGCCTCTGGCGCTCAATGCCATTCACCTGGGCTGCGATTTCATTGGCGCTTTGCGTCAGGAGCAGGATTATCTGGCGACCGAGGGCGCGAACGATCCGAGTTACGACATTCCGTATTCGACCGTGCATGTTGGCAAAATGAATGCCGGTGTTGCGCTCAACATCGTTCCTAACCTCTGCGAGATCGATTTTGAAATCCGTTACGTCGCTGGCGACGATCCGGCGCAGATCATGCGGCGGATTCAGCAAAGTGCCGAACGCATCGTCTCCCGTGCGGCAACCATTGCGCCGGAGGCGGCGATTGTGATCGAGGTCACTAATTCGTATCCTGGGCTCGACACGCCGGTGGATGCTCAGGCTGTTGCGTTTGTAAAGTCCCTGATCGGTGCCAACAACACCATCAAGGTGGCATTCGGCACGGAAGGCGGCCTGTTCAGTCGGGATGTCGGCACACCGACCGTCGTTTGCGGTCCGGGCTCGATGTCGCAAGGGCATAAGCCGGACGAATTCATCAGTGTCGAACAGATGCGCCGGTGTGACGACATGCTGGACAATCTGCTCCATCGGCTCGTGGCCGGACTTTGA
- a CDS encoding aspartate ammonia-lyase: MTELYRTEVDFLGEMHLPADTLYGIQTARARENFPITGIPLSQFPVLVNALVMVKKACVLTNRDLDSIDSVRANAIAAACDSILSGAHHEAFVVDMIQGGAGTSTNMNVNEVIANLALNLLERPLGDYRHVHPNDHVNLSQSTNDVYPTAIRLAVLAQCAPLIEAQARLHQTLESKAQDFSTVLKVGRTQLQDAVPMTLGMEFATFAATIKGDIAYVTQQSELLKTVNLGGTAIGTGINAPAGYSELAVDRLSEISGFDLSVAPNLIEATSDVSALVAFSSALKQTAIKLSKICNDLRLLSSGPRAGLGEIRLPAMQPGSSIMPGKVNPVIPEVVNQVAYQVIGNDLTIALAAEAGQLQLNAMEPIMVFNILQSMRIMTQAIKVLTDRCVAGIEANIERCGGMLADTAIVSTALVPLLGYEEAARIAKLAVARNQTVSETVQDLGIMTSARLDEVTRLAYAFSPTLDTRHGKA; encoded by the coding sequence ATGACTGAGCTGTACCGTACCGAGGTGGATTTTCTCGGTGAGATGCATTTGCCGGCCGACACACTTTACGGAATTCAGACTGCGCGTGCACGGGAGAACTTTCCCATCACGGGCATTCCATTGAGCCAGTTTCCCGTACTCGTGAACGCACTGGTGATGGTGAAGAAGGCGTGTGTACTAACGAACCGCGACCTTGATTCGATCGACAGCGTACGTGCGAACGCAATTGCAGCCGCATGCGATTCCATCCTGTCGGGCGCGCATCATGAGGCGTTTGTCGTCGATATGATTCAGGGCGGCGCCGGCACATCCACCAATATGAACGTCAATGAGGTGATAGCAAATCTGGCGTTGAACCTACTCGAGCGTCCCCTCGGAGATTACCGGCACGTTCATCCAAACGACCACGTCAATCTTTCGCAGTCGACGAACGATGTGTATCCGACGGCTATCCGGCTCGCCGTACTGGCACAATGCGCGCCCCTGATCGAGGCGCAGGCGCGTCTGCATCAGACTTTGGAGAGCAAGGCCCAGGATTTTTCAACAGTTCTCAAGGTTGGCAGAACGCAACTTCAAGACGCCGTGCCAATGACGCTCGGAATGGAATTCGCAACCTTTGCCGCGACGATCAAAGGCGACATTGCCTACGTGACCCAGCAAAGCGAGTTGCTCAAAACAGTGAACCTCGGAGGCACCGCAATTGGCACAGGGATCAACGCCCCGGCTGGTTACAGCGAACTCGCGGTCGACCGTCTTTCCGAAATCAGTGGCTTCGACCTGAGCGTCGCGCCAAACCTGATCGAAGCCACGTCGGATGTCAGCGCGCTCGTTGCCTTCTCAAGCGCCCTGAAACAGACCGCAATCAAGCTTTCCAAAATCTGCAACGATCTTCGACTGCTCAGCAGCGGACCGCGCGCTGGCTTGGGCGAAATCCGATTGCCTGCGATGCAGCCCGGTTCTTCGATCATGCCGGGGAAGGTCAACCCCGTTATTCCAGAAGTCGTCAATCAGGTCGCCTATCAGGTCATCGGGAATGATCTGACGATCGCGCTTGCCGCTGAGGCGGGGCAGCTTCAACTCAACGCGATGGAGCCCATAATGGTCTTCAACATCCTGCAATCCATGCGCATCATGACTCAGGCCATCAAGGTGCTGACGGATCGTTGCGTCGCGGGCATTGAAGCAAATATCGAGCGCTGCGGCGGCATGCTTGCCGATACGGCCATCGTCTCGACAGCCCTCGTTCCTCTTTTGGGATATGAAGAAGCGGCGCGCATCGCCAAGTTGGCGGTCGCTCGCAACCAGACCGTCAGCGAAACCGTTCAGGATCTCGGAATCATGACGAGCGCACGGCTCGACGAAGTGACGCGGCTTGCTTATGCGTTTTCGCCGACGCTCGATACAAGGCATGGAAAAGCCTGA
- a CDS encoding UbiX family flavin prenyltransferase has translation MVTAILDRKRPRLVIGITGASGAIYGVRLFELLKDGGIETHLIISKAAKVTIAYETNLKISEIESLATVVHPIDDIAAACSSGSFQTLGMIVAPCSIKTMSEIATGTTTNLISRAADVALKERRRVVLLLRETPLHIGHIRSIATVTEAGAIVYPPVPAFYSRPQTLEEMVDHTLGRVLDLFDLDMGIVKRWSGEKCRPDDPSA, from the coding sequence TTGGTCACAGCAATACTTGATCGCAAGCGGCCAAGACTCGTTATCGGTATCACAGGCGCGTCGGGTGCGATTTACGGCGTACGACTTTTCGAACTACTGAAGGACGGCGGAATAGAGACGCACCTCATTATCTCCAAAGCCGCCAAGGTCACGATTGCCTACGAGACAAATCTGAAGATTTCCGAGATTGAATCTCTCGCCACGGTGGTTCATCCGATTGACGACATCGCCGCGGCTTGTTCGAGCGGTTCCTTCCAGACGCTGGGCATGATCGTTGCACCGTGCTCGATCAAGACGATGTCGGAAATTGCCACGGGCACGACCACCAACTTGATCTCCCGCGCGGCTGATGTCGCGTTGAAGGAGCGCCGGCGCGTGGTTTTGCTGTTGCGAGAAACCCCACTGCATATCGGTCACATTCGTTCGATAGCCACGGTGACCGAAGCCGGTGCGATCGTCTATCCTCCGGTGCCCGCATTCTATTCCCGGCCCCAGACGCTCGAGGAGATGGTGGATCATACCTTGGGACGTGTACTTGATCTCTTCGACCTCGATATGGGCATCGTCAAGAGATGGTCCGGCGAAAAGTGCCGTCCGGATGATCCGTCGGCCTGA
- a CDS encoding TIGR02444 family protein: MADGDPSIRGEHSSSTHEHPYWRFSIAFYARPGIQELLLKAQEDALDINMMLYALWQAGKGHPVSSDDFVKLNEAIADWRRTILLPIRALRHSLKSRDKGGELYAQAKALELSCEKVQQQIMYTQALHHLKSEVSRDAIDQLALNNLASYVEAMDLSLPTPVAEQLASELRSFVEA, translated from the coding sequence ATGGCTGATGGCGACCCAAGCATTCGTGGCGAGCACAGTTCTTCGACACACGAACATCCATACTGGCGCTTCTCGATCGCGTTCTATGCCCGCCCGGGCATTCAGGAGTTGCTGCTCAAGGCGCAGGAAGATGCGCTAGATATCAACATGATGTTGTATGCGCTCTGGCAGGCTGGTAAGGGGCATCCGGTTTCATCCGATGATTTTGTGAAGCTGAATGAGGCGATCGCCGACTGGCGGAGAACCATTCTTCTGCCGATAAGAGCCTTGCGGCATTCTTTGAAAAGCCGGGATAAGGGCGGTGAGCTCTATGCTCAAGCCAAGGCGCTCGAGCTCTCATGCGAGAAGGTGCAGCAGCAGATCATGTATACGCAGGCGCTTCATCATCTTAAATCCGAGGTCTCCCGCGATGCCATCGATCAGCTCGCGCTTAATAATCTCGCTTCGTATGTCGAGGCCATGGATCTATCGCTTCCAACGCCTGTAGCCGAGCAATTGGCCAGCGAGCTGCGTAGTTTTGTCGAGGCGTGA
- the yacG gene encoding DNA gyrase inhibitor YacG: MAMQKPCPICGKPAVSASRPFCSERCRDIDLNRWLSGSYAIPAADTEADDDEEPLPPPAPGASRSS, from the coding sequence ATGGCGATGCAGAAGCCCTGTCCGATTTGCGGCAAGCCAGCGGTTTCGGCCTCCCGGCCGTTTTGCTCGGAGCGCTGTCGCGATATTGACCTCAACCGCTGGCTCTCCGGTTCCTACGCGATCCCGGCGGCTGATACGGAGGCGGATGACGACGAGGAGCCGTTGCCGCCGCCCGCACCGGGCGCTTCCAGATCTTCTTGA
- a CDS encoding Maf-like protein: MTGRPKFVLASGSPRRLSLLNQAGIEPDALRPADVDETPKRGELPRVCATRLARAKADAALKSVQLDDDLRGAYILAADTVVAVGRRILPKAELVDEAVQCLRLLSGRNHRVYTAICLVTPKESFRQRLVETRVRFKRLTSDDIQGYIDSGEWRGKAGGYAVQGIAGSFVVKMVGSYTSVVGLPLYESTALLDGEGFSVRAGWINAS; encoded by the coding sequence ATGACTGGCCGTCCCAAATTCGTTCTTGCGTCCGGCTCGCCGCGCCGCCTCAGCCTGCTCAATCAGGCCGGCATCGAGCCCGATGCATTGCGTCCTGCCGACGTCGACGAGACACCCAAACGAGGCGAGCTGCCGCGCGTTTGCGCGACACGGCTTGCGCGCGCCAAGGCGGACGCCGCGCTGAAATCGGTGCAGCTCGATGACGATCTGCGCGGCGCCTACATTCTGGCCGCCGACACGGTGGTTGCGGTCGGTCGCCGCATCCTGCCGAAGGCCGAACTGGTGGACGAGGCTGTGCAGTGCCTGCGGCTGCTGTCGGGTCGCAATCATCGCGTCTACACCGCGATCTGCCTCGTCACGCCGAAGGAATCCTTCCGTCAGCGTCTGGTCGAGACGCGAGTGCGCTTCAAGCGTCTGACGTCTGACGACATCCAGGGCTACATCGATTCCGGCGAGTGGCGCGGCAAGGCGGGCGGCTATGCCGTGCAGGGCATTGCCGGCTCGTTCGTGGTGAAGATGGTCGGTTCCTATACCAGCGTGGTGGGGCTGCCATTATATGAGTCGACGGCGCTGCTGGACGGCGAGGGTTTTTCGGTGCGCGCGGGCTGGATCAACGCGAGTTAA
- a CDS encoding arsenate reductase ArsC, with protein MNEPPRRRTPQAVLFMCGQNSVRSPIAAALLRQTGPRGLYVQSAGVRPGEPNPFAVAVMEEIGIDISGHQPWTVDELEDWEGFNFDLIITLAPEAHHRALEMTATLATDVEYWPTQDPVGTEGRRELQLDAYRSTRDELLRKIRGRFAPPSVANE; from the coding sequence ATGAACGAGCCGCCACGCCGCCGCACGCCGCAGGCAGTTCTGTTCATGTGCGGACAGAACAGCGTGCGCTCGCCGATCGCGGCCGCGCTGCTGCGCCAGACCGGCCCGCGCGGGCTTTATGTGCAGTCGGCCGGCGTGAGGCCGGGCGAGCCCAATCCGTTCGCGGTGGCGGTGATGGAGGAAATCGGAATCGACATCTCAGGCCATCAGCCCTGGACAGTGGACGAACTGGAGGATTGGGAGGGATTCAATTTCGATCTCATCATCACGCTCGCGCCGGAAGCTCACCATCGAGCGCTGGAGATGACGGCAACGCTTGCCACTGATGTCGAATATTGGCCGACCCAGGATCCGGTCGGCACCGAAGGGCGGCGCGAGTTGCAGCTTGATGCCTACCGCTCAACCCGCGACGAACTGCTGCGCAAGATCCGCGGTCGGTTCGCGCCTCCGTCCGTCGCCAATGAGTAG
- a CDS encoding UPF0262 family protein, giving the protein MSDEPDQNHDPDSRLVAVTLDEESIGRSGPDIEHERAIAIYDLIEQNFFAPQGTPKGPFTLRIGITGNRLMFDIRKESGDPVIVHLISLTPFRRIVKDYFMICDSYHQAIRTATPDKIEAIDMGRRGVHNEGSNTLKERLSSKVDMDFETARRLFTLLCVLHWKG; this is encoded by the coding sequence ATGAGTGACGAGCCCGATCAGAACCACGATCCCGACAGCCGCCTCGTCGCGGTGACGCTGGACGAGGAATCGATCGGGCGCTCGGGTCCCGACATCGAGCATGAGCGTGCTATCGCGATCTACGACCTGATCGAGCAGAATTTCTTCGCGCCGCAGGGCACACCGAAAGGCCCGTTCACGCTGCGCATCGGCATCACCGGCAACCGCCTGATGTTCGATATCCGCAAGGAGAGCGGCGATCCCGTGATCGTGCATCTGATCTCGCTGACGCCGTTCCGCCGCATCGTGAAGGACTACTTCATGATCTGCGACAGCTACCACCAAGCCATCCGCACCGCGACGCCCGACAAGATCGAGGCGATCGATATGGGCCGCCGCGGCGTGCACAACGAAGGCTCGAACACGCTGAAGGAACGCCTGAGCAGTAAGGTCGATATGGACTTCGAGACCGCGCGCCGCCTCTTCACTCTTTTATGCGTGCTGCACTGGAAGGGCTGA